From a region of the Calonectris borealis chromosome 2, bCalBor7.hap1.2, whole genome shotgun sequence genome:
- the LOC142078474 gene encoding 1-phosphatidylinositol 4,5-bisphosphate phosphodiesterase gamma-1-like, with amino-acid sequence MSVARLNSVNGFLEDGRMEAGDMGRILRCLEMGTVLTLFYQKKSQRPERRTFQVKLETRQIIWSRTPEKVEGDIDIREIKEIRLGKNSRDFERYPEDARKLDFTMCFIILYGMDFRLRTLSVAAFCEEDINLWITGLNWLVVDTQKAQTPLQIERWLRKQFDGMDRSREGSITVKDLKAMLPQVNYRVPNMRFLRDKLMEVEARNEMTFSHFIQFYKNLMFDAQKSVIEQLELSFPLRNVDRPELCQISLYDFQKFLLHDQKEPWASDVGMVRDYMCTYVKEGSSEAADPSFQLDEFLTYLFSKENMVMDAKYERVVPEEMNHPLSQYWISSSHNTYLTGDQFSSESSLEAYARCLHMGCRCIELDCWDGPDDLPIIYHGHTLTSKIKFLDVLHTIKEHAFVTSEFPIILSIEDHCSIVQQRNMASHFKKVFGDMLLTKPVDINADELPSPTQLKKKILIKHKKLVEGNLYEEVSTASYSENDISNSIKNGILYLEDPIDHTWSPHYFVLTSNKIYYSEETSRYQFNEDEEEVEQKEEFNNNELHFTEKWFHGKLGGGRDGRQIAEKLLHEYCTETGGKDGTFLVRESETFVGDYTLSFWRSSRVQHCRIHSRQEAGATKFYLTDNLVFDSLYSLICHYREVPLRCNEFEMRLTDPVPQPNAHESKEWYHASLTRLQAEHMLMRVPRDGAFLVRKRSEPSSYAISFRAEGKIKHCRIQQEGRLFMLGSSAEFESLVDLVSYYEKHPLYRKMKLRYPINEETLEKMGTTELDYGALYEVRTPHFYVEANKMPMARCTVKALYDYKAQREDELSFCKQAIIHNVDKQDGGWWRGDYGGKKQLWFPANYVEEIVSTQAQEQDEASSENSPLGNFLKGFIDVPSCHVVISKDGRSSKPFVFTIHSQQMSHAAQSLDVAADTQEELSEWVAKIREATQNADARMQEGKIMERRKKIALELSELVVYCRPVPFDEDKIGTDKACYRDMSSFPETKAEKYANRSKGKKFLQYNRRQLSRIYPKGQRLDSSNYDPLPMWICGSQLVALNFQTPDKPMQLNQALFMLGGRSGYVLQPDIMRDETFDPFDKNSLKIVEPITVQLQILGARHLPKNGRSIVCPFVEVEVCGSEYDNSKNKTDVVADNGFNPVWLFKQFVFDINNPEFAFLRFVVYEEDMFSDPNFLAQATFPVKGLKTGYRSVPLKNSYTEDLELAALLIHIEIINAKEEDEENLYSSIQQLRDRASELSSQVSSYERTNGCDSRYQQRLDELRAAQERLMELTEVRNRKLMEKKKRDRQMVTKRS; translated from the exons ATGTCCGTGGCCAGGCTCAACAGCGTCAATGGCTTTCTGGAGGACGGCAGGATGGAGGCAGGGGACATGGGCAGGATCCTCCGCTGCCTGGAGATGGGCACCGTCCTCACCTTGTTCTATCAGAAGAAGTCACAGAGGCCGGAGCGAAGGACCTTCCAGGTGAAGTTGGAGACCCGGCAGATCATCTGGAGCCGGacaccagagaaggtggaagGGGACA TCGACATTCGGGAGATCAAGGAGATCCGCCTGGGGAAGAACTCACGGGACTTCGAGCGCTACCCCGAGGATGCTCGCAAGCTCGACTTCACCATGTGCTTCATCATCCTCTACGGGATGGACTTCAGGCTGCGGACTCTCAGCGTGGCTG ctttctgcGAGGAGGACATCAACCTGTGGATAACAGGCCTCAACTGGCTGGTGGTGGATACCCAGAAAGCCCAGACCCCACTGCAGATTGAGAG GTGGCTGAGGAAACAGTTTGATGGGATGGACCGGTCGCGGGAAGGCAG CATCACAGTGAAGGACCTGAAGGCCATGCTGCCCCAGGTGAACTACCGCGTCCCCAACATGAGGTTCCTGCGGGACAAGCTCATG GAGGTGGAAGCCAGGAACGAGATGACTTTCTCCCACTTCATCCAGTTCTACAAAAACTTGATGTTTGATGCACAGAAGTCG GTCATCGAGCAGCTGGAGCTTTCTTTCCCGTTGCG GAACGTGGACCGCCCCGAGCTGTGCCAAATCTCCCTTTACGACTTCCAGAAGTTCCTGCTGCACGACCAGAAG GAACCCTGGGCCAGCGACGTGGGCATGGTGCGGGACTACATGTGCACCTACGTCAAGGAGGGCTCCAGTGAGGCAGCGGACCCCTCCTTCCAGTTGGATGAG TTCCTCACATACCTCTTCTCCAAGGAGAATATGGTGATGGACGCCAAGTATGAGCGCGTGGTGCCCGAGGAGATGAACCACCCTCTGTCCCAGTACTGGATCTCCTCCTCCCACAACAC GTACCTGACAGGGGACCAGTTCTCCAGCGAGTCCTCCCTGGAGGCGTACGCCCGCTGCTTGCACATGGGCTGCCGCTGCATCGAGC TGGACTGCTGGGATGGCCCAGACGATCTCCCCATCATCTACCACGGCCACACGCTCACCTCCAAGATCAAGTTCTTGGACGTGCTGCACACCATCAAGGAGCACGCGTTCGTCACCTCCGA GTTCCCCATCATCCTCTCCATCGAAGACCACTGCAGTATCGTCCAGCAGAGGAACATGGCCTCCCACTTCAAGAAGGTCTTTGGGGACATGCTACTCACCAAGCCAGTGGACATCAATGCCGACGAGCTGCCTTCACCCACCCAGCTCAAGAAGAAGATCCTAATCAAG caCAAGAAGCTGGTCGAAGGGAACCTGTACGAGGAGGTCTCCACCGCCAGTTACTCGGAGAATGACATCAGCAACTCCATCAAGAACGGCATCCTCTACCTCGAAGATCCCATCGACCAC aCCTGGAGCCCCCATTATTTCGTCCTGACGAGCAACAAGATCTACTACTCAGAGGAGACATCCCGCTACCAGTTCAacgaggatgaggaggaggtggAGCAGAAGGAG gagttcaacaacaacgAGCTGCACTTCACGGAGAAGTGGTTCCACGGGAAACTGGGAGGTGGCCGTGATGGGCGGCAGATCGCCGAGAAGTTGCTGCACGAGTACTGCACCGAGACAGGCGGCAAGGACGGCACCTTCCTGGTGCGCGAGAGCGAGACCTTCGTGGGTGACTACACCCTCTCCTTCTG GAGGTCCAGCCGGGTGCAGCACTGCCGGATCCACTCGCGACAGGAGGCCGGCGCCACCAAGTTCTACCTGACGGACAACCTGGTCTTCGACAGCCTCTACAGCCTCATCTGCCACTACCGCGAGGTGCCGCTCCGCTGCAACGAGTTCGAGATGCGCCTCACCGACCCCGTCCCCCAACCCAATGCCCACGAAAGCAAAGA GTGGTACCACGCCAGCTTGACGCGCCTGCAGGCCGAGCACATGCTGATGCGGGTCCCGCGAGACGGAGCCTTCCTGGTGCGCAAGCGCAGTGAACCCAGCTCCTACGCCATCTCCTTCCG GGCGGAGGGGAAGATCAAGCACTGCCGCATCCAGCAGGAAGGTCGGCTCTTCATGCTGGGCAGCTCGGCCGAGTTCGAGAGCCTCGTGGACCTCGTCAGCTACTATGAGAAGCACCCGCTCTACCGCAAGATGAAGTTGCGCTACCCCATCAATGAGGAGACCCTGGAGAAGATGGGCACCACC GAGCTGGACTATGGAGCCCTGTATGAGGTGCGGACCCCCCACTTCTACGTAGAGGCCAACAAGATGCCAATGGCCAGG TGCACAGTGAAGGCTCTCTACGACTACAAAGCGCAGCGGGAGGATGAGCTGTCGTTCTGCAAGCAGGCCATCATCCACAACGTCGACAAGCAGGACGGCGGCTG GTGGCGGGGGGACTACGGGGGCAAGAAGCAACTGTGGTTCCCGGCCAACTACGTGGAGGAGATCGTCAGCACGCAGGCacaggagcaggatgaggcc TCATCAGAAAACAGCCCCCTGGGGAACTTCTTGAAAGGCTTCATCGACGTGCCGTCCTGCCACGTCG TTATCTCCAAAGACGGGAGGAGCTCCAAACCATTTGTCTTCACCATCCATTCCCAGCAGATGTCCCACGCAGCCCAGTCGCTGGATGTGGCCGCGGACACACAAGAGGAACTCAGCGAGTGGGTGGCCAAGATCCGAGAGGCCACGCAGAACGCTGACGCCAGG ATGCAGgaggggaagatcatggagcggagGAAGAAGATTGCACTGGAGCTCTCCGAGCTGGTTGTGTATTGCCGTCCGGTGCCGTTCGATGAGGACA AGATTGGCACAGATAAGGCGTGCTACCGGGACATGTCCTCCTTCCCGGAGACCAAGGCGGAGAAGTACGCCAACCGCAGCAAGGGCAAGAAGTTCCTGCAGTACAACCGGCGCCAGCTCAGCCGCATCTACCCCAAAGGGCAGCGCCTGGACTCCTCCAACTATGATCCGTTGCCCATGTGGATCTGTGGTAGTCAGCTCGTGGCCCTCAACTTCCAGACGCCTG ACAAGCCGATGCAGCTGAACCAGGCGCTCTTCATGCTCGGCGGCCGCAGTGGCTACGTCCTGCAGCCCGACATCATGAGAGATGAGACTTTTGACCCCTTTGACAAGAACAGCCTGAAGATCGTGGAGCCCATCACGGTCCAGCTGCAG atCCTCGGTGCCCGGCACCTACCCAAGAATGGGAGGAGCATCGTGTGCCCCTTCGTGGAGGTGGAGGTGTGCGGCTCTGAGTACGACAACAGCAAGAACAAGACAGATGTTGTAG CTGACAACGGCTTCAACCCCGTCTGGCTCTTCAAGCAGTTCGTCTTCGACATCAACAACCCTGAGTTTGCCTTCCTCCGCTTTGTGGTGTATGAGGAGGACATGTTCAGCGACCCCAACTTCTTGGCACAAGCCACTTTCCCCGTCAAGGGCCTCAAAACAG GCTACCGGTCGGTGCCGTTGAAGAACAGCTACACCGAGGACCTGGAGCTCGCCGCCCTCCTCATCCACATCGAGATCATCAACGCCAAG GAGGAAGACGAGGAGAATCTCTACTCGTCCATCCAGCAGCTACGGGACCGTGCCAGCGAGCTTTCCAGCCAGGTCTCCAGCTATGAGCGCACCAACGGCTGCGACTCCCGCTACCAGCAGCGCCTCGACGAGTTACGGGCGGCCCAGGAGCGGCTCATGGAGCTCACCGAAGTCCGCAACCGCAA GTTGAtggagaagaagaagagggaCCGGCAAATGGTCACCAAACGCAGCTGA